A single window of Butyricicoccus intestinisimiae DNA harbors:
- a CDS encoding stage III sporulation protein AF yields MIELLRQMILSVTAASLFGAVVLAMVPDGAMKEVLRMGTGLLLIVSLVLPLQRYTPHAIGDFLPRLERQTARSQDTTDLIRQEILREVEVEAAQNIEQMAQSRQLSCKAQVTAQIQEDNQVVIQRVCLQRAAQTDDFSAFKQTLARQLGISADSILIQ; encoded by the coding sequence ATGATTGAGCTGCTGCGCCAGATGATTTTGAGTGTGACAGCGGCGTCTCTGTTCGGTGCAGTCGTGCTCGCAATGGTTCCGGATGGCGCAATGAAGGAGGTGCTTCGAATGGGAACCGGTCTGCTTTTGATTGTATCGCTTGTACTGCCGCTGCAGCGATATACACCGCACGCAATCGGCGATTTTCTCCCGCGGCTGGAGCGGCAAACGGCACGAAGCCAAGACACCACGGATCTCATCCGGCAGGAGATTCTCCGAGAAGTGGAGGTAGAAGCCGCACAGAACATCGAGCAGATGGCACAGAGCCGGCAGCTTTCCTGCAAAGCGCAGGTGACGGCACAGATTCAAGAGGACAATCAAGTCGTCATTCAGCGCGTTTGCCTGCAGCGGGCAGCACAGACAGATGATTTTTCTGCGTTCAAGCAGACACTTGCGCGGCAGCTCGGCATATCTGCCGACAGCATTCTCATACAATGA
- a CDS encoding SpoIIIAH-like family protein: MISLRKRGAVYGVIGLMLCVAVYLNWSYFQTPDELTIADQAEASGSVYGAVTAVDNTDTAADASSDGSAKKTQKTDYFAQARLSRETARDEALTMLRETVSDDSASEDAKKQASEKITQIAGNTVKEERLESQLKSKGYTDAVVYISDETISVIVSSPKGGLNASSTAAISDMVLSETGAQASMLRVSEAK; the protein is encoded by the coding sequence ATGATATCCTTACGCAAGCGCGGTGCCGTATACGGCGTGATTGGTCTCATGCTGTGCGTCGCAGTTTACTTGAACTGGAGCTATTTTCAGACACCGGACGAACTGACCATTGCCGATCAGGCAGAGGCGAGCGGAAGCGTGTACGGTGCGGTCACAGCGGTAGACAATACCGATACGGCGGCAGATGCATCCTCCGACGGTTCTGCGAAGAAAACGCAGAAAACCGATTATTTCGCGCAGGCGCGATTGTCGCGGGAGACCGCACGGGATGAAGCGCTCACGATGCTGCGGGAAACCGTCTCTGATGACAGTGCATCGGAGGACGCCAAAAAACAAGCGAGCGAGAAGATTACACAAATCGCAGGCAATACCGTAAAAGAAGAGCGGTTGGAAAGCCAGCTCAAATCCAAGGGATATACCGACGCGGTCGTCTATATCTCAGATGAGACAATCAGCGTCATTGTTTCTTCACCAAAGGGCGGTCTGAATGCTTCATCTACAGCGGCAATTTCGGATATGGTATTGTCTGAAACCGGTGCACAGGCATCGATGCTGCGTGTCAGCGAAGCGAAATAA